A genomic stretch from Lathyrus oleraceus cultivar Zhongwan6 chromosome 2, CAAS_Psat_ZW6_1.0, whole genome shotgun sequence includes:
- the LOC127123323 gene encoding uncharacterized protein LOC127123323 has protein sequence MKRDWANLDSLALNLILENSIEPIYHIWFGSVCKNWHSVSKLNHHYNIQFKSNMLPMLMIPSEKSAEQRKLYSVVANRVYPFELTMLNKKRCCGSSYGWLATVDADNIITWVNPFKDVAPIILPWIDIYMQYKDCEFNIHKVTLSVDPITSPDDYVVAAIYTNRGVLAFIKAGQEVWTYIQENDHFGFIDITFYKGLVYAVDRWKKIVSFELCYSSDPHDIFGRERRNPNVVLETSEDEIYSPLTYLVKSLEGELWMVRRFITREEDNINKGTKNFHVFKLVLDDKGEKLIHLLKLESLGDNILFVGDGDSTSISASYFSNSLQKDLIYYSDNYFDDEPNPYPKGPFDLGIYNVKWESFDLHCHYKSYFKAMSPPIWVVPPFQ, from the coding sequence ATGAAGCGAGATTGGGCAAACTTAGATTCACTTGCTCTGAATTTGATTCTTGAGAATTCAATAGAACCAATCTATCACATTTGGTTTGGTTCTGTCTGCAAAAATTGGCACTCAGTTTCAAAGCTTAATCATCACTACAACATCCAATTTAAAAGTAATATGCTGCCTATGCTAATGATCCCTTCAGAGAAGAGCGCAGAGCAGCGAAAATTGTATAGTGTTGTAGCAAATAGAGTGTATCCCTTTGAGTTGACGATGCTTAACAAAAAGAGATGTTGTGGCTCAAGCTATGGATGGCTTGCAACAGTGGATGCAGATAATATCATAACATGGGTGAATCCTTTTAAAGATGTAGCTCCTATTATTTTACCATGGATTGATATTTATATGCAATATAAAGACTGCGAATTTAACATTCATAAGGTTACTTTGTCTGTGGACCCTATTACAAGTCCAGATGATTATGTTGTTGCAGCAATTTATACTAATCGTGGTGTTTTAGCTTTTATCAAAGCTGGACAAGAGGTTTGGACATACATCCAAGAAAACGACCATTTTGGTTTCATTGATATTACATTCTACAAGGGTTTGGTTTACGCGGTAGATCGTTGGAAAAAAATTGTCTCTTTTGAACTTTGTTATTCAAGTGATCCTCATGACATTTTTGGTAGGGAAAGAAGAAATCCAAATGTTGTTTTAGAAACAAGTGAAGATGAAATTTATTCTCCTCTAACTTATCTAGTGAAATCTTTGGAGGGAGAGTTGTGGATGGTAAGAAGGTTTATAACTAGAGAGGAAGACAATATAAACAAAGGTACTAAAAATTTCCATGTATTTAAATTGGTATTAGACGATAAAGGTGAGAAGCTTATTCATTTGTTGAAACTTGAGAGTTTGGGAGATAATATTTTATTTGTGGGTGACGGTGATTCAACGTCTATATCAGCTTCATATTTCTCAAATTCTTTACAAAAAGATTTAATCTATTATTCTGATAATTATTTTGACGATGAACCTAATCCTTATCCTAAAGGTCCTTTTGATTTAGGAATCTATAATGTTAAATGGGAAAGTTTCGACCTTCATTGTCATTACAAATCTTACTTCAAAGCTATGTCACCTCCTATATGGGTTGTGCCACCATTTCAATGA